One window from the genome of Leptospira ryugenii encodes:
- a CDS encoding PaaI family thioesterase codes for MINFDQLTAYKQIPNQLDGKCFACGPIHPMGLHMVFYTDETFVFSRLEVPAHFAGWSDLVHGGLTATILDETLAWTAIYKKQSFILTKSLQVDYLRPLHVNQTIYSLGSIKEVLSDRELLMEAKIFNREMKLAAKAEGKIVLFSLEEMKERKIIDESYLLDFQNVVFSK; via the coding sequence ATGATCAATTTTGACCAACTAACAGCTTATAAACAAATTCCCAACCAATTGGATGGTAAATGTTTTGCTTGTGGCCCCATCCATCCAATGGGATTGCATATGGTATTTTATACTGACGAAACTTTTGTTTTTTCCCGATTGGAAGTCCCAGCTCATTTTGCAGGCTGGAGTGACCTAGTCCACGGAGGGCTCACGGCAACCATTTTGGACGAGACTCTGGCTTGGACTGCTATTTACAAAAAACAATCTTTTATTTTAACAAAATCTTTGCAGGTTGATTACTTAAGACCCTTGCACGTAAACCAAACCATCTATTCCCTCGGTAGTATCAAAGAGGTCTTATCCGATCGTGAGTTGTTGATGGAAGCCAAAATTTTCAACAGGGAAATGAAACTAGCCGCAAAAGCAGAGGGAAAGATAGTTTTATTTTCTTTGGAGGAGATGAAAGAAAGAAAGATTATTGATGAATCTTACCTTTTAGAC